In Desulfotomaculum sp., a genomic segment contains:
- the spoIVB gene encoding SpoIVB peptidase codes for MLFVVLLLYTAAVKDLALLPVKQNINVGDPLLPQLAGYKYGRNPAMQVYSSENNEKLFLQSGIPVASSSGPIKMKIKLFGLIPFRQVSVNVVDPVKVMVGGHSIGIFLHSEGVIVAGYTPIGGSRGFKYNPAEKAGILPGDVIVKINGKEVRNDKLLQDEIDNLGNKKTLINLEVKRGKRDMRISLSPLYCRETGRYRIGLFVRNSAAGMGTLTFYEPKTNKYGALGHMVTDADTSKKINLTEGQITNAVVQGVYPGKAGKPGEKVGFYRGKPELLGEITKNTSVGIFGKLRKPPDKFFYKEPLPVAMCYEIKEGPAQILTVLKGDKIECFNIEIQKIILHNRAGGKGLVIRVTDEKLISKTGGIVQGMSGSPIIQNGKFIGAVTHVFINDPKRGFGVPAEWMLREAGFFLLNSDLQKPA; via the coding sequence ATGCTGTTTGTTGTTCTGCTTTTATATACGGCAGCGGTAAAGGACTTGGCGTTGCTTCCGGTAAAACAAAACATTAATGTAGGGGATCCTCTGCTGCCTCAGTTGGCCGGCTACAAATATGGCCGAAACCCTGCGATGCAGGTCTACAGCAGTGAAAACAATGAAAAATTGTTTTTGCAAAGCGGTATTCCGGTAGCTTCGAGTTCCGGCCCAATTAAGATGAAGATAAAATTGTTCGGTTTAATACCCTTCCGGCAGGTTTCAGTCAATGTGGTAGATCCGGTAAAAGTTATGGTCGGGGGGCATTCGATAGGGATCTTCCTGCATTCTGAAGGAGTCATAGTAGCAGGTTACACGCCCATAGGGGGCTCGCGGGGATTTAAATATAACCCTGCCGAAAAAGCAGGTATTTTACCGGGCGATGTAATAGTTAAAATAAATGGGAAGGAAGTAAGAAACGACAAGCTTTTGCAGGATGAGATTGATAATTTGGGAAATAAAAAGACTCTGATCAACCTCGAAGTAAAACGGGGAAAACGAGACATGAGGATCTCCCTTTCACCATTATACTGCAGGGAAACAGGAAGGTACAGGATAGGCTTGTTTGTTCGCAACAGCGCCGCCGGGATGGGTACGCTTACCTTCTATGAGCCAAAGACAAACAAATACGGGGCACTGGGACATATGGTCACGGATGCGGATACAAGCAAAAAGATTAATCTCACCGAAGGCCAGATAACAAATGCCGTAGTTCAGGGAGTTTATCCGGGAAAAGCAGGTAAACCCGGGGAAAAAGTAGGATTTTACAGGGGCAAGCCCGAACTGCTCGGGGAAATAACCAAAAATACCAGCGTCGGCATCTTTGGAAAGCTTAGGAAACCGCCGGACAAGTTCTTCTATAAAGAACCCTTGCCTGTGGCTATGTGTTATGAAATAAAGGAAGGCCCGGCGCAGATTCTGACAGTTCTTAAAGGGGATAAAATAGAATGTTTTAACATTGAAATTCAAAAAATTATTTTACACAACAGGGCGGGCGGAAAGGGACTGGTTATCAGGGTCACTGATGAAAAGTTAATCAGCAAAACAGGCGGCATTGTCCAGGGTATGAGCGGAAGCCCGATAATCCAAAACGGAAAATTTATAGGCGCCGTGACTCACGTTTTTATCAATGATCCCAAACGAGGTTTTGGCGTGCCGGCTGAATGGATGCTCCGTGAAGCCGGCTTTTTCCTTTTAAATAGCGATTTGCAGAAGCCTGCCTGA
- the spo0A gene encoding sporulation transcription factor Spo0A gives MSNKKVKVLIADDNKEFCELLKSYMNQQEDFILTGIAYNGLETLHQIEEQSPDVVVLDVIMPHLDGIGVLEKLAAGGASNTKPKVIILTAFGQEAFTQRAMELGADYYLLKPFDFLVLATRIRQLAGGLNLSQYISTVKPRNLDIAVTNIIHEMGVPAHIKGYHYLRDAILMVINEINLLGAITKELYPMIAQKYQTTPSRVERAIRHAIELSWDRGNVEMMTKFFGYTINLERGKPTNSEFIAMIADKLRIESKAS, from the coding sequence ATGAGTAACAAGAAAGTCAAAGTACTTATCGCTGATGATAACAAGGAATTTTGCGAGCTACTGAAAAGCTACATGAATCAGCAAGAAGATTTCATACTTACCGGAATTGCATACAACGGGCTCGAGACACTTCACCAAATTGAGGAGCAAAGTCCGGATGTAGTTGTTTTAGATGTCATAATGCCTCACCTTGATGGAATCGGCGTATTAGAAAAACTGGCTGCCGGTGGGGCTTCAAATACGAAACCGAAGGTAATCATTCTTACAGCGTTTGGCCAGGAGGCATTTACCCAGCGGGCTATGGAACTTGGAGCGGATTACTACCTGCTTAAACCCTTTGATTTTTTAGTTCTGGCCACACGTATTCGCCAGTTAGCAGGCGGGCTTAATTTATCCCAGTACATCTCCACGGTCAAACCAAGAAATCTTGATATCGCCGTGACAAATATTATTCATGAAATGGGTGTCCCTGCGCATATAAAGGGGTATCATTATTTAAGAGACGCAATCTTGATGGTGATTAACGAAATTAACTTACTTGGCGCAATTACAAAGGAATTATACCCCATGATCGCACAGAAATACCAGACAACTCCCAGCAGGGTTGAAAGAGCCATCCGGCATGCGATAGAACTTTCCTGGGATCGCGGAAATGTAGAAATGATGACCAAATTTTTTGGATACACTATTAATCTGGAAAGAGGCAAACCAACCAATTCTGAATTTATTGCCATGATAGCCGACAAATTGAGGATTGAATCCAAAGCAAGTTAG
- a CDS encoding copper transporter, producing MIIDFRYHIASLVAVFLALGLGILVGGIFLKSDIVVSRQKELTDRLEVQIEQLRKKNEMVENELSSLKLNYKAQGDFEKQVLPLLVKGRLQGYKLAIIETNNYSFSNNIIEAVQLSGAEVSSVTTLIGDLNEPANKELLKGQKGWGNLNENQLAARLAGAIVGGLLGAGNPEEIDSLVKAGLLKVSGEYGKPLNGVIIAGGSQEHEIDKNSSVDLLMIDLLLAGQIPVYGVEETTTAYSYMKEYQKKRISTVDDIDTVSGQAALVMAIAGQAGHYGIKPTAQKLVPALSLE from the coding sequence ATGATTATTGATTTCAGATACCATATTGCTTCCCTGGTAGCGGTTTTTTTAGCTCTGGGGCTGGGAATACTGGTTGGTGGGATTTTCTTAAAAAGCGATATTGTAGTCAGCAGGCAGAAGGAGCTTACTGACCGGCTTGAGGTTCAAATAGAACAGCTGCGCAAAAAAAATGAGATGGTGGAAAACGAATTATCCTCGCTCAAGTTAAATTATAAAGCTCAGGGAGATTTTGAAAAACAGGTTCTGCCTCTTCTGGTCAAAGGACGCCTTCAGGGGTACAAGTTGGCCATTATTGAAACTAACAATTACAGTTTTTCGAACAACATAATTGAGGCCGTCCAGCTTTCCGGCGCAGAGGTGTCGTCGGTAACCACTTTAATCGGGGATCTGAACGAACCGGCTAATAAAGAACTGCTTAAAGGGCAAAAGGGTTGGGGGAACTTAAACGAGAATCAGCTGGCTGCCCGCCTGGCCGGCGCCATTGTCGGGGGGCTGCTTGGAGCCGGCAATCCTGAAGAGATTGATTCCCTTGTGAAAGCAGGATTGTTAAAAGTATCCGGAGAGTATGGAAAACCATTAAACGGAGTAATTATTGCCGGCGGCAGCCAGGAACACGAGATTGATAAAAACAGTTCGGTCGACCTTTTGATGATCGATCTGCTGCTGGCCGGGCAGATACCGGTTTACGGAGTTGAAGAAACTACAACTGCTTATTCATATATGAAAGAATACCAAAAAAAGAGAATCAGCACTGTGGACGATATTGATACCGTTTCCGGACAGGCTGCTCTTGTTATGGCCATAGCAGGCCAAGCGGGTCATTACGGAATAAAGCCGACTGCGCAAAAGTTAGTTCCGGCGTTGAGCTTGGAGTAA
- a CDS encoding glycosyl transferase, producing MPSGKTVEVLIPAYNEEERISDTVSAILDLPEINGVLVIDDGSADDTAIKARLAGANVISLPANSGKGEALNCGIKELTAEIIVFLDADLGSSAAEAKRLIDPVMNDIADMTIARFPKSKRKGGFGLVKGLAREGIRRHTGLVMESPLSGQRAMTRQVAEKTAPFAAGFGVEVSMTITAAKQGFRILEVPVNMRHNETGQNWKGFMHRGKQFWHVALVLAGIGRRKRGAEC from the coding sequence ATGCCGTCAGGTAAAACAGTTGAGGTTTTAATCCCTGCATACAATGAGGAAGAAAGGATTTCGGATACTGTCAGCGCAATCCTTGATCTGCCTGAAATTAACGGAGTCCTTGTAATAGACGATGGTTCGGCTGATGACACAGCAATAAAAGCCCGCCTTGCCGGGGCTAATGTTATATCTTTGCCTGCCAATTCAGGCAAAGGAGAGGCCTTAAACTGTGGGATAAAGGAACTGACAGCGGAAATCATCGTTTTTTTAGACGCCGACCTTGGTTCAAGCGCAGCCGAGGCAAAACGTTTGATTGACCCTGTAATGAACGATATCGCCGATATGACCATTGCCCGTTTTCCAAAAAGTAAGCGTAAAGGCGGCTTCGGTTTGGTAAAAGGGCTGGCCAGGGAAGGCATCAGGCGCCATACGGGTTTGGTGATGGAATCTCCGCTGTCCGGACAGCGTGCAATGACACGGCAGGTGGCGGAAAAAACAGCGCCTTTTGCGGCGGGATTTGGTGTCGAGGTCAGTATGACGATCACTGCTGCAAAACAGGGTTTCAGGATACTTGAAGTGCCTGTGAACATGCGCCATAATGAAACAGGCCAGAACTGGAAAGGGTTTATGCACCGCGGGAAGCAGTTCTGGCATGTAGCCCTGGTACTGGCAGGCATCGGCCGGCGAAAAAGAGGCGCAGAATGTTGA
- a CDS encoding DUF3866 domain-containing protein, with the protein MIRIRSGTVKKILRVRPGICELTVEVEGRLERAVNYQDLTGPVQPGDLVVLNTTAVSRGLGTGGTHFVMAVSGCANKDAAGDGHIMKVRYTPSQVKVLSIEEKEHPLNYLFRKTASLGGTPVIICSLHSMLGPIAAVVARLCGDRVKLVYMMTDGASLPIAFSRQVTDLKEKGLLSSTVTCGHAFGGDIEAVNIYSGLLAAKAAGADIIIASMGPGIVGTESEFGHTGLEQGELVNAAGVLGGRAVAVPRVSFADPRERHKGLSHHTRTALGKVALVPCVVPFAEAEEEKKAFITRQIAESGIQDMHSVVFLDASITMRAVADFGLAVSTMGRNQEKDPEFFLTAGAAGVYAASLINNSRGADL; encoded by the coding sequence GTGATCCGGATACGTTCGGGCACAGTAAAAAAAATTCTTCGGGTAAGGCCGGGAATTTGTGAATTGACAGTCGAAGTCGAAGGAAGACTGGAACGGGCGGTCAACTATCAGGACCTGACCGGACCGGTTCAGCCCGGAGACCTGGTTGTTTTAAACACAACGGCGGTTTCCAGGGGGCTGGGTACGGGCGGAACCCACTTTGTCATGGCTGTTTCGGGTTGCGCCAATAAAGACGCCGCCGGGGACGGCCATATCATGAAAGTCCGTTACACGCCCTCCCAGGTAAAAGTTTTATCAATAGAGGAAAAAGAACACCCCCTGAATTACCTTTTCAGAAAAACTGCGTCACTTGGCGGAACTCCCGTAATTATCTGCTCTTTGCACAGCATGCTCGGGCCGATAGCGGCTGTAGTCGCCAGACTTTGCGGGGACAGAGTTAAGCTTGTCTACATGATGACTGACGGGGCTTCCCTGCCTATCGCCTTTAGCCGCCAGGTAACTGATCTTAAAGAAAAAGGCCTGCTGTCCTCCACTGTTACCTGCGGACATGCCTTCGGGGGAGATATCGAGGCTGTAAATATATACAGCGGCCTATTGGCGGCAAAAGCAGCCGGAGCGGACATAATCATTGCTTCGATGGGACCCGGCATAGTGGGGACCGAATCCGAGTTCGGCCATACCGGTCTTGAACAGGGGGAACTGGTTAATGCGGCGGGAGTGCTGGGCGGCCGTGCCGTGGCTGTGCCGCGGGTCAGTTTTGCGGATCCGAGGGAAAGGCACAAGGGCTTGAGCCACCATACCCGGACAGCGCTGGGAAAAGTTGCGCTCGTCCCGTGTGTTGTTCCGTTTGCGGAGGCTGAAGAAGAAAAGAAAGCGTTTATAACCAGGCAGATAGCTGAGAGCGGCATTCAGGATATGCACAGTGTGGTCTTCCTGGACGCCTCCATAACAATGCGGGCCGTCGCAGATTTCGGCCTGGCAGTAAGCACAATGGGACGCAACCAGGAGAAGGACCCGGAATTTTTTCTGACCGCCGGGGCTGCCGGTGTATATGCGGCTTCCTTAATAAACAATTCGAGAGGCGCTGACTTATGA